In Priestia megaterium NBRC 15308 = ATCC 14581, the following proteins share a genomic window:
- the comGG gene encoding competence type IV pilus minor pilin ComGG: MKHNEQGFVLPVVLAFCALFLLLVAQQTTYFVTKSSFYQEVEQKNRLQHLLENAVVHVKKEIKEHSKSPSTPLILETGTVSYEVVSEDEQMIILKIKCQTLQGRALTETAYIQKKDQHIVKWTD; the protein is encoded by the coding sequence ATGAAACATAATGAGCAAGGGTTTGTTCTCCCGGTTGTTTTGGCATTTTGTGCGCTTTTTCTTCTGTTAGTAGCTCAGCAAACCACTTATTTTGTGACGAAAAGTTCATTTTATCAAGAAGTAGAGCAGAAAAATCGTCTGCAGCATCTTTTAGAAAACGCGGTTGTACATGTGAAAAAAGAAATAAAAGAACATAGTAAATCTCCATCTACACCCCTAATATTAGAAACGGGTACGGTTTCATACGAAGTAGTAAGTGAAGATGAACAGATGATTATCCTAAAAATAAAGTGTCAAACACTGCAAGGAAGAGCATTGACAGAAACCGCATATATTCAAAAAAAGGATCAGCACATTGTGAAGTGGACGGATTAA
- the comGF gene encoding competence type IV pilus minor pilin ComGF, giving the protein MKSEKGFTLVEMLVSFTLFLLIVSFFPIIIPLAKQTYNPDFSMNEMEWEIFVNQLAMEYREAKEVRIHATTLTFKMENNQIITYERYEDKIRRRVDESGHEVVLQHIKNIMYEQQKERLLIRSTDGVNKVREETITTFLMLAYET; this is encoded by the coding sequence GTGAAAAGTGAAAAAGGCTTTACGCTTGTAGAGATGTTAGTCAGTTTTACTCTTTTTTTGCTCATTGTTTCATTTTTCCCCATTATTATTCCGCTAGCTAAGCAAACATATAATCCAGACTTTAGTATGAATGAAATGGAGTGGGAAATTTTTGTGAATCAACTTGCTATGGAATATCGAGAAGCAAAAGAAGTGAGAATTCATGCGACTACGCTTACGTTTAAAATGGAAAATAATCAGATCATCACTTATGAACGCTACGAAGACAAGATAAGAAGACGAGTGGATGAAAGCGGTCATGAAGTTGTGCTGCAGCACATTAAGAATATTATGTATGAACAGCAAAAAGAAAGGCTGTTAATTCGTTCAACAGACGGTGTTAACAAAGTTAGAGAAGAAACCATTACGACGTTTTTGATGCTTGCTTATGAAACATAA
- a CDS encoding type II secretion system protein, with product MWTRCKGQQGYTLLEMLVSFSMLLLLTGTIIPLYVQMKEAEKKQYVSYQADAILHEELLKYKYETGYKRREKIVKENVAFYLKWNGESAQKLCVEWTDSADKMKKKCDVMLK from the coding sequence ATGTGGACAAGATGTAAGGGCCAGCAGGGCTACACCTTGTTAGAAATGCTTGTGTCATTTAGCATGCTTTTACTCCTAACCGGTACAATTATTCCTTTGTATGTTCAGATGAAGGAAGCAGAAAAGAAGCAATATGTCTCGTATCAAGCCGATGCTATCTTGCACGAAGAGCTATTGAAATATAAATATGAAACAGGATATAAACGGCGAGAAAAAATCGTAAAGGAAAACGTTGCATTTTATCTGAAATGGAACGGAGAAAGTGCTCAAAAGCTTTGTGTAGAATGGACAGATTCCGCTGATAAAATGAAAAAGAAGTGTGATGTGATGTTGAAGTGA
- the comGD gene encoding competence type IV pilus minor pilin ComGD — MVLLKQKGFTLIEMLMVLFIVQVMMFSIIVTIRPLVEYYKITLFLRQLQSDTFYVQQTAMNRESPIKINFAPKGTEYIVSDSRAVLYKRAYDSTIHITFGSGNSTIQYNKNGNISQAKTIFISSQKFKYKVTFQIGRGRFYVDKM, encoded by the coding sequence GTGGTTCTTCTTAAGCAAAAAGGATTTACCCTCATTGAGATGCTGATGGTTTTATTTATTGTGCAAGTGATGATGTTTTCCATTATCGTAACCATTCGGCCGCTTGTGGAATATTACAAAATCACATTATTCTTGCGACAGCTGCAAAGTGACACGTTTTATGTGCAGCAGACAGCCATGAACCGCGAATCTCCAATTAAAATTAACTTCGCACCAAAGGGAACAGAATATATTGTTTCTGATTCTCGTGCCGTTCTTTATAAGCGTGCCTATGACTCCACCATTCATATCACGTTTGGAAGCGGTAATTCCACGATACAATACAACAAAAACGGCAATATTTCTCAAGCAAAGACCATTTTTATCAGCAGCCAAAAATTTAAATACAAAGTTACTTTTCAAATAGGTAGAGGACGTTTTTATGTGGACAAGATGTAA
- the comGC gene encoding competence type IV pilus major pilin ComGC, translated as MILKGNKGFTLIEMLIVMLVITVLLLIMIPNVLKHNTVINNKGCSALVKTVEAEVQVYELENGEKPSLEELEAGGYLKEGTVCPNGQAIQIDGTGKVTASGSS; from the coding sequence ATGATTCTAAAAGGTAATAAAGGATTTACCCTTATTGAAATGCTCATTGTTATGCTCGTTATTACCGTGCTTTTGCTCATTATGATTCCAAATGTATTAAAGCATAATACGGTTATTAACAATAAAGGCTGCTCAGCTCTTGTCAAAACCGTAGAGGCTGAGGTACAAGTATATGAACTTGAAAACGGCGAAAAACCAAGTCTAGAAGAGCTTGAAGCAGGAGGTTACTTAAAAGAAGGCACCGTGTGTCCAAATGGTCAAGCTATTCAAATTGACGGTACCGGAAAGGTTACGGCTAGTGGTTCTTCTTAA
- the comGB gene encoding competence type IV pilus assembly protein ComGB yields MGVKTNRQKRWSLAQQAKILKQVSKLLEKGYTLSQALSFLTFQVSNKEKTDIEKCLEQLKRGESLHDAFVKLQFHRDILSYLYFAEQHGNLQFALKESSSMIEEKVRHRKKFQKLVQYPVLLLLFILSILFVLSTVLLPQFEALYLSFGNKQSSFILLFMQAMSFFPFVLPAVISMPIILYLFYVMYIKKLPPVVQMQLFMRVPVIRTFTRLFNSYFFSVHMSNLLNGGLSIYECFALFQKQEHHPFFQVEAFAFTDQLSSGMRLDHIVSGKSHYEKDLAHVIVHGQQNGELSQELYDYSLFMMERIEQFIFRILKYVQPLTFLFIGIVILLMYMSVMLPMLEVMSSL; encoded by the coding sequence ATGGGGGTAAAGACAAATAGACAAAAAAGGTGGTCTCTTGCTCAACAAGCGAAAATTCTTAAGCAGGTCTCTAAGCTCTTAGAAAAAGGCTACACTCTTTCTCAAGCTCTTTCGTTTTTGACGTTTCAAGTATCTAACAAAGAAAAAACGGATATTGAAAAATGTCTTGAGCAGTTAAAACGAGGAGAATCTTTGCACGATGCTTTTGTTAAACTTCAGTTTCACCGTGATATTTTAAGCTATTTATATTTTGCGGAGCAACATGGAAACCTTCAATTTGCTTTAAAAGAAAGTAGCTCAATGATTGAAGAAAAAGTAAGGCATCGTAAAAAATTTCAAAAGCTTGTTCAATATCCCGTATTGCTACTGCTGTTTATTCTTTCCATTTTATTTGTTTTAAGTACGGTTTTACTTCCACAGTTTGAAGCTCTGTACTTATCCTTTGGAAACAAGCAGTCTTCGTTTATCCTCTTATTTATGCAGGCGATGTCTTTCTTTCCTTTTGTGTTGCCTGCAGTCATCAGTATGCCAATCATCCTGTATTTGTTTTATGTGATGTACATTAAAAAATTGCCTCCAGTAGTTCAAATGCAGCTTTTTATGAGAGTTCCCGTTATCCGAACGTTCACACGGCTATTTAACTCGTACTTTTTTTCTGTTCATATGAGCAATTTACTAAATGGTGGTTTATCTATTTATGAATGCTTTGCTCTTTTTCAAAAGCAAGAGCATCATCCGTTTTTTCAAGTGGAAGCTTTTGCTTTTACAGATCAACTTTCCTCAGGAATGCGATTAGATCATATCGTTTCAGGTAAATCTCATTATGAAAAAGACTTGGCTCATGTTATTGTGCATGGTCAGCAGAACGGTGAGCTTTCTCAAGAACTGTATGATTACAGTCTATTTATGATGGAAAGAATAGAACAGTTTATTTTTCGTATTTTAAAATATGTACAGCCGCTTACATTCTTATTCATCGGAATTGTCATTCTGCTTATGTATATGTCCGTTATGCTTCCGATGTTAGAAGTGATGTCGAGCTTGTAG
- a CDS encoding replication-relaxation family protein translates to MNKLSKKEQRTDQILLSLKKLDFLNRTQLQTLHDLGSDRNARKVMQNLDEYVHYFRDGEKIYYLSKEGRERVDCNKVRKKTIQARHYIMRNYLYIAYGCPETWENEVLLEIEGHVKVVCDAIFEERGSDHIIEIDHTQKMSVNKLKINKYRQLFNSGAYKTKPKLIWMTTTDYRRKQLLKLCEGLNVEVFTITDFY, encoded by the coding sequence ATGAACAAACTGAGCAAAAAGGAGCAGAGAACCGATCAGATACTCCTGTCCTTAAAAAAACTAGACTTTCTTAACAGAACACAACTCCAAACCTTACATGATTTAGGGTCGGATCGTAATGCTCGTAAAGTGATGCAAAACTTGGATGAGTACGTTCATTACTTTCGTGATGGAGAGAAAATTTATTATTTATCTAAGGAAGGGAGAGAACGCGTTGATTGCAACAAAGTTCGTAAAAAAACTATTCAAGCCCGCCATTATATCATGAGAAATTACTTATACATCGCGTATGGTTGTCCGGAGACATGGGAAAATGAGGTCTTGCTAGAGATAGAAGGCCACGTGAAGGTGGTTTGTGATGCTATTTTTGAAGAAAGAGGGAGCGATCATATTATTGAAATTGACCATACTCAGAAGATGAGTGTTAACAAACTGAAAATTAATAAGTATCGTCAGTTATTTAACTCAGGAGCATACAAAACAAAGCCTAAACTTATCTGGATGACCACCACTGATTATAGACGTAAGCAATTACTAAAGCTCTGTGAAGGTTTAAATGTAGAGGTTTTTACTATTACAGATTTTTATTAG
- a CDS encoding FtsK/SpoIIIE domain-containing protein gives MLIEITTSIAAASILGLAQLKKEGSAEDDAKKIKQIADNVGLKKAGQSIRIHRRYRPKNKKYTEYVYQIPLGLGLQDFKDQIDKFEDGLNNKKTVFTFKLGDMKKVSIKELRKTKSISGVFEEIRKIFGEKHLIRKSIHMSYDGMLRVKVYDQDIPTYLPFSEAIWEQCKKWHVPIGETKDGIHFIRLDDGHAVIAGTTRYGKTTFLHLLINTFIKLHPNEVEFSLIDLKSGLSFQRYKDCKQVMNLAEDLESSHSCFRAVIQEMKRRKVLFKKLGVEKIQDVKEPITRHYVIIDEASNLDYRRMELETKEDIQRAKFLYEQCKAWMKTIACEAASLGIYLVFSTQYPTVEVLDSQVKANTITKVCYRLDTGNQSLVVLDHTGAEDITVKGRAIIRTPDGTNEVQSYFLEDEQIKKVITPHINIQPRKDDDNEQTEQKGAENRSDTPVLKKTRLS, from the coding sequence GTGCTGATTGAAATCACGACCTCAATTGCTGCAGCTTCTATTTTAGGTTTAGCTCAATTGAAGAAGGAGGGAAGCGCTGAAGATGACGCAAAGAAAATTAAACAAATTGCAGATAATGTGGGTTTAAAAAAAGCCGGCCAGTCTATCCGGATCCATCGCAGATACCGTCCTAAAAACAAAAAATACACGGAGTATGTCTATCAAATTCCTTTAGGTTTAGGTCTGCAGGACTTTAAAGATCAAATTGATAAATTTGAGGATGGGTTGAATAACAAAAAAACAGTATTCACCTTTAAGTTAGGTGACATGAAAAAAGTAAGCATTAAAGAATTACGTAAAACCAAATCAATTTCAGGTGTTTTTGAGGAAATAAGAAAAATCTTTGGTGAAAAGCATTTAATACGAAAAAGCATCCATATGAGCTATGATGGGATGCTACGAGTCAAAGTATATGATCAAGATATACCTACTTACCTTCCCTTTAGTGAAGCTATCTGGGAGCAATGTAAGAAATGGCATGTTCCTATTGGTGAAACAAAAGATGGAATTCATTTTATACGTTTAGATGATGGGCACGCTGTAATAGCTGGGACCACGAGATACGGTAAAACTACATTCTTACATCTACTGATTAATACTTTTATTAAATTACACCCTAATGAAGTTGAATTTAGCCTCATTGACTTGAAATCAGGATTATCTTTTCAACGCTATAAAGATTGCAAACAGGTAATGAACCTAGCTGAAGATTTAGAAAGCTCACATTCCTGTTTTAGAGCAGTTATACAAGAAATGAAACGTCGAAAAGTCTTATTTAAAAAATTAGGTGTTGAGAAGATTCAAGATGTAAAAGAGCCCATAACGAGGCACTATGTCATTATTGATGAAGCAAGCAATCTTGATTATAGACGTATGGAGTTAGAAACGAAAGAAGATATTCAAAGGGCAAAATTCCTTTATGAGCAATGCAAAGCTTGGATGAAAACCATCGCTTGTGAAGCAGCAAGCCTAGGTATTTATTTAGTTTTCTCGACTCAATATCCAACTGTAGAGGTATTGGATAGCCAGGTAAAAGCAAATACCATTACAAAAGTTTGTTATCGGTTGGATACCGGTAATCAGAGTTTAGTCGTTCTTGACCATACAGGAGCTGAAGATATCACAGTCAAAGGGAGAGCTATTATAAGGACACCGGATGGAACAAATGAGGTACAAAGCTATTTCTTAGAAGATGAACAAATTAAAAAGGTTATTACACCTCATATCAACATTCAACCTCGAAAGGATGATGATAATGAACAAACTGAGCAAAAAGGAGCAGAGAACCGATCAGATACTCCTGTCCTTAAAAAAACTAGACTTTCTTAA